Part of the Esox lucius isolate fEsoLuc1 chromosome 25, fEsoLuc1.pri, whole genome shotgun sequence genome, GCTTGAAATTAATAACTGACAACATAtaaataactcacaataacaGAGAAAGCAAGAAAAATAAGAAAGTTGGAGAGAAGAGATAAAGTTGTAGAGCgcaagagagaagacagaaaaagagatgtaaatgttttatttcactgAAAAGAGTTGTATGGATTTACAATGCATCATACTGTGACAGATTCATGTTAACTTTGAGAAAGAAACCTATTTAAAGCAACCTGATTGGCTGCTAGAATAGTTATAAAACCCACCCCATTACACAAATTGGGGGCAACAAAGTGGCTCAATGGTTTGTTACGGGACAGCCTCAGAGAACTAATAGAGGAAATGTTGATGGAGGCACACccataataaagaaataaataatgaattagtaAAATGGATGTGAGACCTAATGGAAGCGCAGTCATTTGACCTGTTCCCTTGTTCAGACGGGTCATGCATGTTCAAATGGTTGCGAGAAACGTCATCAACAATGTCATCAATGACAGACGTGGACATCAAATGATGTCGTTAGTTGATACTGAAAATGCCACGCATTGTACGATCAGCAATGTCTGAATACAGGGAAGGGCCTATAACATTCATTATGAAAGATTCATAACCGTTACACCTAGTCACTCTTTAGTAGACCACACTGCAATATTTCCATTTGCCTTACAGAACATTTGCCTTGTTAGACACCTGAATGATCGACAGGCAAGAACATGATATCCCTCTCGTTTTCACTATACTCATGTGAAATGTTAACATCCATAGGTCATACAAAGGTTATTGcatcaaaaaataaaattatgttgAAACTCGTTTAATAAATAAAGTAACTTTGCTATACCATTTTGTGACTATTTTAAATTGTCTTAATATTCCTTTTGCCCAGATCAAAAGTAGCGCCCTATAGGGTCAGGTTTGCCTGACACCCTTTttattctgttattttattaattgaaaaCATACTTTCAGTTTGACACTGAAAAAGATAATTTAGAGTGACTTCAAAACATGGTGCAATGTTAAAAAGAAATCCATCAACCAACTCAGATTATCGATGTTGATAATGTCACCACCTAGGCTGGAACTGGCCCAACCCATTGGTTTCACAACAGTACAATCAGAATTTGTAGAGGAAGACCAATCCAGACTCAGAAAGACAGGTCAGACGGTCAAAGTTATTATATTGCCAGGCATTAGCGGGATCCAATTTCCAACCCTCATGTAACCGAAATGACCGCAAAGGGTTCTACGGTTGACCTGACTGGACTCCAGTGGTGGGCCTCCTAGTGGCCAGGGTCTTGCTCAAGGTCAGAGAAGATGACGGCGACGAcgaagaagaggaggatgaagttGTGGGTGTTATCAAAGAGACTGGCTTGCAGACCTGGCTGTAAAGGTGTGCAAACGGGTCAACCTTGGGGGCCTTGTTGCTGTCGGGGACCTTGCCTATTGTCCCCACGCATGGCTCACTGTAGATAGGTTCCTCCTTGTTGGGCCCCGGGTTCTGTTTCTGCGGTGTCCGTTCCAGGGGTGGACTGGCCCGGTGGTACACTTCCGAATATACCGGTTCAGACTCACTGTCGTGGCGACTGGATGTGAAAGGCAAAGTAGGCGGCGGTGGCGGCGTGCATCTTGGGGGCGTGAGTGACAGGACAACTGCCGGATCGGTGTACAGAGGTTCCAATCGGTTGCCAGGGGCCGCGTGGGCGGGGACTGGTGGGACAGGGTAGGAGCTGAGGGTCGGGGCTTTGGGGTTTATGTCGTCTGCTGGTTTAGAGTACGGACACTCCTCTGAGCCAATCATATCGAGTCTGCGCGTGTGAAAGGATGCTGGCCTAGATCTGACGGCGCCCTCGACAATGTTGGCGTTATCTGGTAGTTTGGGCAGCGGCGAACGTGAACGAGGCAAAACAGGGGCCGGCTTGGAAAAGGAGTCCTTGGCCTCGCGGTCATCCCCGGGGACAGCGGAGGCCTTCTGCTCCCTTATGGCAGTCTCAACGCGGCTGAAGATGTCCTCAGCCAGGCTCGTCTCAAAAATAAAGGCTCCAGGCCCGGAGTCGCAGCGCCGGCCCGCCTCGATGGAGAACGCCAGCTGGGGTACAACAGAGGAAGGAACCATTTCACACACAAAGTTGGCACAGGTGCATTCATGATAATATCCAGTCACCTTAAATGGACTTGGAGTCCTGCAGACACTCTTTGGACACTCTTTTTTCAGattaaaaatactttatttttaaaCTGATTCTCCGGTACTGGGATGACCTCTGGATTAGACCCTAGAAAGTGTACTCTGGGGTTAAAGCAACAAAGAAATCAGATGACTGGAACTCGGTCTCAGAATGAATTTTCTGCGGGGCCTTCAGATGTTAACATCTAGAATCATGTAAAAACAATCAATGACAATCTTGCATACAGGCAAAGAACACCTAAGATCTTAGATTTTATTTCCAATTACAAAGATTTGCCAAATAATACattcctaaatgttttaatCACAAAGCATAGGTGCAATCCATTAAAAACCAATGATCAACTGATCAAGCATAATGGCACTAAATACAGCTGCATTTACTtaatttttaaatcaatattaattacaatttgggttattattatttgcctattcaatcaaacatatttaaaaagtgTTCTCCTGCGATTGAATTTACTggatttcaaaacaaaaatatacatttcgctaaggaaaataatgtatgtaaaaataaatactgcatATAAGTCTAATACACTGGACATGAGGGAGGCGCCAGGACATGTAGACAAACTGTAATGAGAGCTATTAAATGTTCATTTGCCAGTCATGTTTGACAAATAtatgaataacatttacatCTCAGTTAGCAGccttttcagaaaatgtgaatcCTGCTAAAGCCCATGCAGTAAACCGCAGAATAGGGGTTAAAGCACTGCAACATGTCAAACCAATCAACTGCCCTGTTTGAGCTAATACAAAACTCACCAGACCTCCAAAGGAAGCATGGCAACCATGTTATTCTTGAGGGAGGGCTACGCGGGACGGGATGATGTTACAACCCAAGTCAGATTAATTGAACTGACCTTGTCTCTGCCGTAGCGGCGCAGCAGCCGATAGGGCCAGGCCAGCAGAAACTTCCTGGTTTCGCCCTCCTTCAGTATCAGCTCTTCCTGGTCCACGTGCAACCAGTAGTGCTCCCCCTGCAGGCCACAGAGCACTGCTGCATCGGTCTGCTGAACAGTCACCCTGAAATCACTcactgaggagaggagaggggaagtgTGGGGGGTCATAACCAGAGAACGATGGACGcagttcattattattttatgttcatCCATCCTTTACTAATTCACATTTACTTCACATTTACTAAAGAGATCTGGTGTAAGACAGCAGGGCCAGTTTTAATTTACCGATTAGACATCAATAGACGTAACTTAACAAGGGATGTTCTGGTTTGTGAGGTCACCGTGGTATGTCTGATTTACAGGGGGTGTCTGtgatatgttttatttacaggTGGTGTCTGTGATATGTCTGATGACAGTAATATCTCGTGTCCGAGAAATCTGTGATATGTATTTTGAATGTGACACCTCAGGTTTCTGTGACATGTCTGATGACTAATATCTCACGTGTCTGTGACTTCTCTTGATATGGCTGGTGTCTGGGAAGTCTCTAGTCTCTGTGATAACTCTGGTGTCTGTGATATGGAGCTCACCTTCCTCTCTGGAGACATATATCTGGTTGTCTTCCATCTGAAGCTGGTTATTCTGACCCGTGGAGCTCCTCTTGGATGTgggaaattacatttacattagaaAAGACATGCCTGATTACCACAGCTTTGGAACCACAagggaaaaacaacaactgagcaGAAAGACAACCGACATTCTCACCTTAAAGGCGATCTCACAGATCTTCTCCACCCAGTCCATACACTCGTCTTTATCCGCGGCAAAGACAAACCTCCTGCTGTCCGACTCCACACAGAAGGCCATGTGGTCCTTGGGACAGGCCTCAGCGTGCGGTGGGAGCCTCAAAACGCTGACCACCtacattcacattcacacattcaccTGGCATTTAGCAAACTTATAAAACCATATAAAATGGGAGTCTCTCTGCTTGGCACTCAGCAGAAAGGAGACTGGCCATTGGGTAGaggatgggttagggttaggtgcaTTGCCCTAAGGTAGGTAAGAAAACTACATATCTCTGTCATTGACAGTCAATCCATTATCAAAAGAAGTAGGTATTAGCAAAGTCAAAGCTAGGAAGAAAGACCGGTTCAAGTAGCCAGGTGTACCTCAGACAGGCGGATCAcccttttctccttctcctgGTATTTCCAGGCTATGGAGGCACCAGACTTCTCACCTCCACCCACCTCTTGGCGCTCTAGCCTGGCTACACCGCTGCAACTGGAGGGGTACAGGGCTAGCCACAGCTTTTTCCACTtctggaggaaagggaaaagagagggaagacaAATAGGAGAGTGGGATAAAGATAGAACAAGGGGAATATAATTACTTAGAGACTTAACAAAAAGGTAAGGAAAGTATTTCCTCTTCCCTGGCATTGACTGATTTATGGTTTCCTGGCTCCAGTGGGAAGACATAAGTAACATTACCCATAATGTCACCAGCCCAGCTGGTCAGTCTGCCCTATATATAGTGAAGGTGTAGTAGATGAGGTCACCATGCACTTGTCCCTTCCTCGATGTTATGGCCATAGATTAGAACGCTAGGGTGCCTTGCTGTGTTTCAGgacaaatggcatcctattctcGTTTTAGTGCTTTTCGTTTATATGAGCGCTCGTTAAAAAAAGTAGTctactaaatagggaatagaatgccatttggaacacgCTAATCGTGGAATGTGCGGCGTGTATACTGGTCTCAGCGAACTCTGTCTGGGCATGCAAATCCCGTTCTGTTCTTGCTTCATTCCTTCATACATTACACACCATGACATTCCTAGCTCGGtgcaaagtattattttaacGTAGGCAACGCAAATGCGCAAAAtataagacaaaacaaaagcatcAAACGAGTTTGTAGACAAGATTGATGCTGTCAAATACTAGGACAAAATACTAAACGCTTAAAATTTGTCTAAATGTAAGGACTTGGGCAGGCCATTTGCTTTCATTTATGTAAAGTAATAGGTCACGAACATATGCTCGAATAAAGGTGAAATTATGTCTATTTTTGTCTCGCTTTACATAATTTTGTATAATGAtttgattaattatttttaacactACACGTtcattcattatattcatcagATAAAATTATAAAGGCTATTTTTTCCAGTTATGATCAAATGAAGCTGTAAACCTAGTAGAGACAAACTTTTTACTTTAGATATACTGTCCCAATAGATATTCTGTACATACACTATAATCTGTGGAAGTGAGCTAAATAAATTCACATTCTTACCTTTTCTACATTTCGGTGTTGTAGGTAGACTTGGCCTGCTTTCACATGAGTGTCCATTATATGTTCCAAGATACTGCTGATTTGCAAGTGTACCTTAACCGCTACGGTCCACTACCCTCAATTTGGGATTGTCCTTATTTTCAGTACTATAGTTATTAATCCTAAAGTTGTGCTTTAGTAGCCTACTTCTAAACTCTCCGCCTAACAAACAAAATCGATAGCGATGAACTGTAAGAGGCGTGCTTATTAGCCTTGCGTCATCGCCAAATTGCCTGAAAGAACACAGTATGACCGCTCGACCACACCTGGCTCGCACGATTACTAGGCCTACCTCTGCTCTAGGGCGTTAGTGCACGCCACTTTCTTCTAATAGAAAATACCTGTCTGAATGAACGAAGCGAGGCTCACCAAGTGCCGAGTTTTTGAGTGGTCTACGAGTgtcaaaatacaattatttgataaaTCGGTTATATAAATGTTACGCGAGACGTGCCTACAAAATGAGTATGATTCGTGACACGCCCAGTTGTCACGAATCATACTTCCAGTCACTCCCCTTTGATGTAGGCAGTTGAACACCTCCAATAGAATATTCAAAGTATTGAAATAAGGTTTATGTACTAAAAACCGTAACAGGCTGAACAGCTCAGCGTCCACGTTTGAAGACAACACCATTATGATCGTTTTTaacatacattgttcttaaAGCTACAAGACCAATCACCGAGTTATACagtcaaatataatttaatttggaAATTAACGGCTCTTTATGCAATGGATAATATTATTACAGGATTTATATACTTGTATGTTTTCCTTACTCGCTTTATGTTTAAGAATGACGCAACCAACGTTTGTTTTGAAAGCTGTGACATCATCTTATTTATGATTACCTATCGCTTCCATTGATGTGTAATGAATCGATTAGCATTCATTATTGTGACAGTCCTACCAACGTTCTATAAAACACGTTTTCCAACACACATTTTACCAGCGTAAGTCTAGCTTGCTGACCGAGTTATCGTCTAGGAATGACCTAACAGGGAACAACAGCCATTTCATGAACTATTTTAGTCATATTCAGGTGAGTTCCATAAGAGTTTATAATTAGCATGATTTATGAATTCATTACTAAATATGTACTTTGTACCGTTTCTAGTTGGAGAGTTCAGGTTTAACCTATCAATCTCTCCCCGCTTGAGTCCCAGGCAGGACAGCAGAGCACCTATGGGTCAGACTACAAGTCCCCTGACCATCACCCCCTCAGGTTGTTTAGGCTCCAAAAAGAGCCTTCTCACACGACGCACCAGAAGGTAACTACCCTTCTctttcacacaaacatgcaaagtCGCTGTTACGTTTACCTTTAGATCATTTAGCAACATCTTATCCTGAGCAACTTGTTGCAGACATTTTCATACTCCTTTCGTACTCTTACTTTTCATCTATATGTACCCATCCACAAAGCCCTGACTGTTGTTAAGGACTTCTGTCTGTCATcccctgtgtctgtatgtctgtcagaTAGCTGGTTTGTGGGCTCAGTACAACAGACTCTGCTTCAAGACCTCCATCAGCTACCCTCAGAACTCCGCCTCCACTGAGGTGAATGAGACTCAGGCACAAATTAACTTAACTATCCTTGACAGGCGCACCGTAGATTGTgcattcatcaatatacacccCGCCCCCCTTTCCAGAGCGGTAGACCCATGACAGCCACTATGTCAGAGAGGGAGAATTTCAATAAAATTCATGTGGAGAGGACAGCTCTTCCAGAGAAGGGGCTGAGCCAGGCACATTGTTTGAGCCCTGACCCGGGCGAAGGCAGGTCggactccccctctctccaccgGACCTTCGCCCCCCGCTCCGAGCCGTCCCACTCTGGCCCCTCCCAGAGGGAGGCTTGGACGCAGGTTACAGTGGACCCAGCACTGGGGGTCGCAGACAAAGCCGAACCTGGTGTGGAGTTGCCACAGATCAGCAGTGGAGAAGGTGACACCAACACGTATTCTCGTTGAGAATTCGGGGACCATATAACACCACagcttgtttgttttggactcCTTTTGTACAGAACCATGCAATTAAGACAATCTGACCAGCCCCAAAAACAaacggtatgtgtgtgtgagtgttaccTTGTTCCTGACACAGAGTCCCCTCGAGTGGAGGGACTGAGGACAAAGGAGTGCCGTCGTGACATGACCTACTTCTCCAGACTGGAGGCCAAGATCAACCAGCGCTTCGCCACCAACTCAGCCCTTATGCGTCGAGGCAGGTTCTAGAGATACGGTGGAACAATGTCAGAGATATCTTTATTAAGGACTCGCTGGTCACTAAGTCAGCCTTTACATACCTACGTTGCCCTGAAACCATTGGCCTACTTTGGGGAGAGCCCGCAAACACTGATATGTCGTGATGTAGGTCCACAAGATCCTGTGTGTTTATTTCTGATAACGTGTTCTTGTGTACAGGGCTGCCATTTGATGGTGTGACCACCTACAGTCAGAGCTACGCGCACTGGGCCAGTCCCCCCTTCCTGAGAGGCCCCCAGCGCATCCTGCCTGAAACCACAGTCAACTGGTACTGGTACAGCTCATCAAATGCAAATACTGAATTAGAAACAAGCTCAGTATTGACATAAGAACCTTCTATGCATCCCACTCGGTTCCTAAGTCTATCCATTTTAGTGGACGAGTTGCATCTTATGTCCCTCAAACgcaactctggacctcaaaaCCTGTTCCACTGGTTTTTTTCcccattgcaaccctctaatcggGCAcctatttagacctgggacactaAGTGCATGCAGCTAATGATCAGGTAGAAAAggaaaccagcaggctccagactTATATAAATCCCTTTACCAAGAAAACACAATGCCAGTCAAGTGGTGTTTTAGGTCTACATCTATTACAAAGCCTGTCTTAAAACATAGTCACAGGACATATTCACCCTTAGCATGCCTTTTCATAGCTATGCCTAGAAGACTCAGTGGTACTGTAGACATGGTCTGTATATGAATGTGCTGTATGTGACGTATCTGCTACTGTGAAACGTCCTGACCAATAGAATTAGGACTCCTATAATACTTGCTATGTGAGCTGTTATTGAAGATGCATTCCTGGCCCAGACTGCATTAATAGTCCCAGAGTGCATCTTTAACAAGGGATCGATTATTTATCACAGGTTCTCCATTCCATTCCTCCAGCAGGGCCTGGACATCTGAGTACCAAGAGCGGTACCAGAGACCTGAATGCTCAGTTCCTGGGAAGAGGAAGCCCCCAACCTGCCTCAAAACCAACACATGCCTCTCCACCTCAGGGTCCCAGGCCAGTGCCGGCCCCACAGCCCAGGTGCAAGGGCACATCCGCTCAGAGTACCAGAGGCACTACACCCTAAAGGTAATGGGCCTAATGGAACCATTGGGTTCACCTGTAGCTGACAACTTAGAGGGCCCTTGTCAAAAGTAGTACCCGGTGTTGTGAATATAGTGCCCATAAGAACACAAAAGTTTAAGGACCCCATAATCGGGGCAAACGTAAGGGCAGGTATTTAAGAACGGACTAGATTTACTCTATGCAGATGGGGGCTGCAGAGATTAATCAAGAGTCAAGTCATTAATCCAGAGCTTGCATGGGGACAAAGTCCCCACTGACATTTCAATAAGGACACCATGTGAATGCCAGCACTTCGGTCTCCCTTTAACTCAAAATAACAGCATTTATGTTTGCACGACCACACAAATCTGGACACAggcttttctgtctgtgttttgctACAGTTTAGACAAATTAGTGCATAAAAGATCTGAACTTAGTAAGCAGAGCagttgtatttaaatgtttttggattTATTGCCCGAGACAACAttcttatatttttttgtatgagAAAAACACTAGGCACTGatctctaaaataaaaatccacatAAAAATATGTCAGAAAAttgtcagaaaatgtttcttgtCGTTTTGCTGCAGGGCTACCCGTGCCTGTCCAGACCCAAGACAAGCAGACCAAAAAAAGACCACTGACTGACCAAAACCCATCTCCATCGCTTAAGGATCAGACCGGAATTTGAACTGTTTGACAATACACTATTTTAATAcagaaatatttagaaaataaggGTACTTGTTTGTGGCTTAATTTAAAATATGCTATAATAAAAGGGGTCCTTTTGATGGGAAACTACCACGGTCAACTTTAGCTATACTAACAGGTTTCTACACGACACGACTACagaatcaaataaaacaatgagcAAGACACTAAAGTGCCCGAGAGGGTACCTGATCTTTATTTTATCATAGCTGTCCTCATTTTCTTAAAGCAAGTCACAAACTTGACAGGATTTCtactcaagtaaaaaaaaaaaagaaaaaaaaagaaaatgaaaaagttgCCTTGGAATTCCCTCAGATTCCAAAAGCTGCCGTCTGCTCCGCCCCAGTTGTCCGGTTGTGTCCAGTCCTTCCATATGCTGTTGTCTGTGCATAATCCTTTGCCTGTCTACTGACACAACCTACCCTAAAACCAGCCCCtaagaggaaaataaaataaaaaaaaaaacattgagaaaggagaagagacaGCAACAGTGATTGAAAGAGGGACAAACCTGTAGCCAAGATTTCCACAATGACAGAATCACACAGCTGCAATTCAGCGattaaagagaaagaaaaacacaaagagCAGAACTTTCTATGTGGCTCTGACCTCCGAATATATTGTCTGTCCAATAAGAACATCTTATACTGATGACCCCTCCCATTCCGTCCAAAGGGTTTCTTACACAGAAGTGGTCCTTTCCCACCCGGCTTCCATTACAGCCCCTAGCGTAGTTATTCGACTCTAGTCCTGGAGG contains:
- the dok1a gene encoding docking protein 3; translation: MDTHVKAGQVYLQHRNVEKKWKKLWLALYPSSCSGVARLERQEVGGGEKSGASIAWKYQEKEKRVIRLSEVVSVLRLPPHAEACPKDHMAFCVESDSRRFVFAADKDECMDWVEKICEIAFKRSSTGQNNQLQMEDNQIYVSREEVSDFRVTVQQTDAAVLCGLQGEHYWLHVDQEELILKEGETRKFLLAWPYRLLRRYGRDKLAFSIEAGRRCDSGPGAFIFETSLAEDIFSRVETAIREQKASAVPGDDREAKDSFSKPAPVLPRSRSPLPKLPDNANIVEGAVRSRPASFHTRRLDMIGSEECPYSKPADDINPKAPTLSSYPVPPVPAHAAPGNRLEPLYTDPAVVLSLTPPRCTPPPPPTLPFTSSRHDSESEPVYSEVYHRASPPLERTPQKQNPGPNKEEPIYSEPCVGTIGKVPDSNKAPKVDPFAHLYSQVCKPVSLITPTTSSSSSSSSPSSSLTLSKTLATRRPTTGVQSGQP